DNA from Magnolia sinica isolate HGM2019 chromosome 19, MsV1, whole genome shotgun sequence:
ccaccttgatgtttgggactaatccacaccgtccatttcatttctcaaatcattttaggcattgagctaaaagatgaagccgatccaagcagctggtgggccatacctttcaaaacagtggttttcaccgtttaaattaaCTTGAACCTTTGTTTCATGCCAAAAAATATCCAACATTGGACTCgatggatttgttatggtctgtagagaccaatgtgttgatgcgggccctaccaccGAAAAACCACACAACAAtgtgattttcaaaaaaataaaaacatatatatacggGTAGCAGCTttcgctgctgccgctgacagcgccagaggcGGAGGCGCTGCCTACGCGTGTAGgcgggcgtccgtgcagggacccacggcccctcatgtgggccccaccatgatgtatatttaatatccacgccgtccatgaggtggaccaccccttgaggtgggtcccctccgaaaatcagccagatccaagtctcagttggcccacaccaaaggtaacagtgggattgaactctctaccattgaaaccaatttttgggcccacagaagtttaggatcaatatgaaatttgttcttccacttaaaccaggtctgcgtgacctcctcaacgggttggatggaaagcaaacgttatggtgggccccacatgggacccacagtgatgtatgtgttgtagccaCCGTCCGgacagacggtggggcctaccttgctgtatgtgttcgtccgcaccgtcctccctggacggtgggaccctcccctgtgcgcgtgcgtgcgtgcgtgtgtgtgcgtgcgtgctgtgtgcgtgcgtgcgtgtggtgtgtgtatataaatatatatattattatctatatatatatatatatatttatatatatatatattatattatatatgttatattgtatacattatatattatattatattatatatatttttttggtgggccttagggattttaatggtggaaatcatcatcaccgcttgtgttttggtatggcccaccttggtatacatgtaaggcccatgtgatggggcccattcaatgtatttgaggcccatgttacaaggcccattgtgatgcattcaaaggcccgtgggatatggcccatttgcaatgtacataaggcccctccgatgtggcccacttgatttataaaaggcccatatgatgcggcccatttgatgaatataaggcccatgggtcgaggcccaacaggatgtccttagggtccattgcaatgagggATTCCCCCATAGTGTGTGTAATAATGTTTGATgacaggttatgccttgggagaaatgttggtttgacgtccacgttgtaagaataatgttggttaaatgtccgcattataactctccctagggcccattagtaggcccacatttgttggtagttcaccactttataacatgcttagtgtagccccatgattcatacccatacgcatcatttgtgtgcttgatatgaggaatgtttgatcatagcataagccgttggactgagacatttacgggactccttatgagacggagtgccccacatgattgcgtggtacgcatgagattgctgcatgattgtacggtgtgactcatgcatcttgcatatgtgtgacttgatcactgcacgccctagcgacatcagggccgtggctccacagacacatcgtggatggccgtatcggataccggaaatgcttggttctagcactgtgggcacttaggatgtccttgggtgaaagtcccagaacctttttggtaccaggagatgctccaacgtctagaccgagtggatacacgagcgcccgagtgccgaataccagtaggccgcgtctcccactgtttcgtggtcggttggaagggggtgtggccttatccgcccgagtgagggggctataagctaggctgagtttgaccagctcgcaaatgagtccgctatcgacgagccgggtagatattggcagactactggtcaggcggatagtgtggtctcttccacttacttgactgtgcagctagggaggaggcagtcagtgtgaggtgtattagaccccggtgatacctagagaggaactgtactgatatgtgtacttgatgaggactgacttgcttgcttcgcatctcgcatatgacatttggctacataggcctcgcatcgcatggccttggtatggccgatagcattcatggacttatcgcatatttccgcattactctgatattgtacacttggcgctggccttgcacacacacttgcaccaccctctaagcttttgtaagcttatgcacgattgcgtgcgagcagcagcgctgaggcaaaaGTGCGCCTCggtttattttggagcttttgatcaccttgtatttccctttacgcattgtacttaaagttttgatttagtggatatgtggtgatctttgttttgtgacttggttatgcttgtggttatgctctattacaaaaatttttttactaaaaaccttccttgtaggatcccagggaTCGGAACTGGCATGAGAATGCCGAATcagaaaatggggtactacgagggTCGGCACCGGATTCGCGATCGGGAATtcgtgagcccgttttccgagtttgggcgtGACAAGGCTTGTGTGATCCTACTTCCAGTTAATGGACGGTTCTCCGCCAACCTGATCGACGGGTTTGGGTCACTGAGCAGGGGGCTTAGTCCTATTCTTTTGGTCTTGCTATTCTTTTGCGATcttgttgggtagcatcttatgcgacccatgtattcttttggacatgtatatgtatatttatatttgtattcagtctctttcatttcagtgaacttgtgtggatgtacttcatgttccaggagattccaggctgcgcatttagactggatcacatattaatgaaaattagcTATAAGTGacccccgggaactcgggagtcgagtatatgcacgacccccgattttcagggcgttacaataactGTGAATCATGACCTATCTAatatgtcaaccacgacccatataacatgtcaaccatGATGTAACATAGTGGGGCCAATGAGTTAGGACTTTAATGCGGCCcttacaatcacgacccttaccacacgACAATCACGACCCTCACCACGACTATATATGACATTCTATTgcaccctaaaattatattataCGTGAAATCCGCAAGATGACTataaaatcaacaagtgaactttCGTTTAATTACAAGAAGAACAGgacaatgaagaagaagagtgacTGAATGAGAGCTACAGGTGGGCCAATTTGAGATCTTGAAATCTTTTCGCGGTCTCAACTTTCGCTTCCTTTGTGGCATTACACCTCTCGATCCAGTGTCACCTTTTCTTGTTAAAGTCCTGCTCGTGAGTACAGCGCAGCCTTTTCTTCCCAGTTGCTTCAGAGCAGGCTGGCAGAGCCCTGCACTCAGCACTAAGGGCCAACAGGCGAGACAGAGTGGAAGAACACCACTCGATTTCTCTATCCGCCTCTGAGAAATTATCTTTAAGTTGCTGGAGTTCTGAAATTATCTTCAGAATTTCCTGTGGAAGCCgttgatcttcaggaagatcgacaacatccctgaggaaagggaagggatcacccaTAAAGGAAGAATGCGAGAAGGACTCGATGCATTCTTCGAATATCTCcttcattattttgattgaaagaTCAAAGAAATCCATAAATACTTAAGGTGTTGCAATAAGGATTCTGATTCGGATTGACTTGTGAAAgtaatttgaaacccaagtaccacttttttATAGGCTGGTGCACCAATGATTAATGTGATTAGGATGCAGTGTGACTATTGGTTTTTTGACGTTAAGAATACCATTTTTTGGGATTAAGAGGAAGTAGCGAAATGAATGCGATTTTCTGAAAAAGAATGTAGCGCTATTATCGAAGGGTCGCAgatatgacgaacaatgggtcgtggttgtcattcacAATGGATCGTAGTTGGGAACCACCACCTAGTATTTATGAGAACAACAACCTTGTCGTGTGATCGtagttcacatgcacattggattgtggttgtcatccaacgtTGGATCATGGATCGGGAgaaaacggattgactactccccctatcACTAGCTATGGGCCCAACCAccatgtttgtgtttcatccattccattcatccatttttacagatcattttagggcttgatccaaaaaatgagagcgATATAAATCTAagatggaccacaacataggaaaataatagattgaatatccaccattaaaatcttcctaaggcccactatactgtttatttgacatccaatctgttaattaggtcatgcagacctagatgaagggaaaaaacaaagattagcttgatccaaacttttatggccccctaaaaagtttttaatggtctatatgctcattcaacattgtttcctataatgtggtccacttgagattgggatatacctcatttttggtttcatgcataaaatgatctataaaattttatggacggcatggatgaaataaatacatggtggtgggcccacagaccaccgagcaCCAACCATTAGCTGGTGTCACTATTGGTTTTTCGATGGTAGGAATACTGTTTCTCGGGATTACGGGGAAGTAACGAAATGAATGCGATTTCTTGAAAAAGAATGTAACATTATTACTGAAGGGTCGTGGATATGACGAacaataggtcgtggttgtcatccttAATGGATCGTGGCTGGGAACCACCACCTAGtatatatgacaaccacgaccttgtCACGtgatcatggttcacatgcacattggacCATGGTTGTCATCCATGTCGGATCGTGGTTGTCGACCACGACCCACTCTAGatgaaaccacgatccattgctCAAAAAAGCTTCGGTGCACGTCACATTCTCGAGATTGTTCAAAATAGGTAACTTCTTCTGCACTCTAAAACCGTATAACTACTGATCCAAATACAAGGGACATTTTCATCCGAAACATTTTATAGAGGTTGTTAGAAGGCCACCCTCGAAATAAATGAGAGATAGGACCATGCATCGAGGCTAGTACGAAGAGTCATGGTTATGAAGAGCAAATGGTCCTAGTTGTCATGAACAACgggtcgtggttcaaatgcaaaatggattgtggttgtcatccatgtgGGGTCGTGGTTATGATTAACAATAGATCGTTGTTGTAcatgggtcgttgttgtcatggTTGGGGTttccaaccacgatccatattctgtgacaaccacgatccatataacataacaacaacGACCCGTAACATCTGACAATCACGACTCGTGTAATATAAAAACCACGATCTATAACAATTAGTAGCCACGATCCATACATCGtcacaacaacgatccatataaCCTGACAACTACGATACAAGGTTATGGGCCAAACGAGTTGGGCCTTACACAGGGCAGTGAAaggcacgatccttataacatgacgacCATGACCCATTTggcatgacaactatgacccataacATTtgccaaccacgacccatgtaacataataaccacgactTATGTCGTGTGATCgtcacgatccttataacatgaaaaccacgatctaaTGTGCATGTGAAAGGCGACATTTGTCCCATCCCAAGCTCATAAATGCTTCCGTATTCTCGAGGgaaaacggattggttactccccccgTCACCAGCCATGGGCCcaaccaccatgtatgtgtttcatccatttcgttcatccatttttacagatcattttagggcttaatcccaaaaatgagagggttaTAAAtgtaaggtggaccacaacacacgaaaacaataatgattggatatccaccattaaaatcctcctaaggctcactgtattgtttattttacatccaatccgttgattatgTTGTTTAGAcacagatgaaggggaaaaacaaagattagcttgatccaaaacttttatggccccaaaaaagtttttaatggtctacacatacatggtggtggggctcacagaccaccgagcaccagccattggctggtggtagggggagtagccaatccgtcaccTTTTCAGGTATTGAAACATAAGGTAATTTCTTATTCACTCCATGATCGTACTACTTCTGAACTAAGGACACAGGCATTTTCGTCTGAAACAATATCCAAAAGatgtcagaaggccactcttggGATATAGTACCTCCTGAGGTAATTTGACCAAATTTCGAGGTCAGTATGGTCAAATTCCCAAAATAGGTCGTTGGTAGAAGAAGAAAGCAGGAAAGAAGACGGGGAGGAGAGAAAGAGACACGTACTTAACAGCAAACACACCGATCATCTCACGTTCGCGAACTGCCGGTCAAAGTCAAAAGTTAATGCTTTCCTAGAGACAGTATATATGACGGGTTCATCGTCGATGATCTTAGCTTGTGTTgttggcctctctctctctacctttacctcttcctctccctctgtGTGGAGATAGCTTTTGTTTCAATGAGAAAACCTTGCTGTGATAAGCAAGACACTAACAAAGGAGCATGGACTAAGCAGGAAGATCAGAAGCTGATTGATTACATCAGATCTCATGGAGAAGGTTGCTGGAGATCCCTCCCTCAGGCTGCAGGTTTGTCCacaataatctctctctctctctctctctctctctctctctaaatactAATGTCATGCTTTCGTTATGTTCTTCGACCCTATGTATGTGTGTAAAGTCATGCATACATCTACATGCGTGCATGTTCTAGTAGAATGATGAGATTTGCTATCACCACCTGCATCCACATGCAAACACACGTACCAATATAGAGAACATGGACGATCAATAAGCTTtacatcaagttggccacactgACTTTCTGGCTAAAAATTCAGGCCATTCCACTCAGCTGTGCCAGAATGTACCAAACACAGGTACAGATCAAACATTTTTTTTCCTTAGTCATCGGTTTGTTTGTAGCCACTCAAGGAGTAGTggaaccttatttttgggccaaaaGATCCAAAGTGGCCCATCAAAGGGTAACTCAGATATCTCACAGATGTGCTATTGGTACGTGTGATGGTATATGCACTCTCCTGATTCAACTACTGGTATTGGGTCGTCCTTGTTTTATTCTTTTGAAATTGCAATCAGCTCTTCATGAGTTGATTTATCATTAAGAAAAGAATATAGTCAAATTTTCTAATCTTTCTTTCTACTTCTTTCTTTATAGGATTGCTTCGATGTGGTAAAAGCTGTAGGCTACGATGGATAAATTATCTGAGACCAAACCTCAAGAGAGGGAATTTTGCCGAAGATGAAGAAGACCTTATAATCAAGCTCCATGCGCTTCTTGGCAATCGGTGCGATTCAACTTAAACATACATGTAAAAGGATTAATGCCTAATCATCATTTAATTATTTCATATCTGTCTAACTTTTGAAGGCCTCACTACATTACAATGCATTTTCAATCTTAAAAGTCCAGTGATTTTCCTTCTAACTACATTTCTTAATCAGCTCAACctctattctttcttttttcatgaaaaaagaaaaatcttgtTGGATTTTGTGAATCCTGTGTTCCAGTTCAATTTCTTCTTCACTTGGATAAAATCTTTTTTCATATctgataaaaaaaaatccaattggtTATGCCTAAAATaaatttatggaaaaaaaaaaaaaaaaaaccaatttggTATGCACTTACACTCATGCTATACGTGTATGGAATCTGAACCGTTCTCCATTTGGGACACACCAGATATTGGTTGTACACCAAAATCCacaccaattggatgatcctagccagaTTGGGGGATTTTCTGATGATTTGAAATAGTTAGATAAAAAGCATGACCAAGAATCAACATTCACTGGGGAAATCCTCAAATTGGTGGTTGGGATCAACCATCTGCTATGCCTTTTGGGTTAGCAACCATCATCAGTGGAAACTaaaagatgaacagtttggaacTCATACACAATGCCCTGCATGTGGCCACGAAAGAATGGTTGCTGACTGAGATACGTAAGCATTTAATGCCAGGTCCTTTCCCAAATGACAACATAAATAATGCATGTAAACTAAGTTTTTctcatttctttatcatttttgcTTTTCACTAATTATGTAATTAGAAACGACCCACCTAGCAATGTAAAATTATCGTTTTGCATGTATTATTCATTATGATTTGTGGTGGGGTCACTCATGAAATCATGCACTAAAGATGATTTTGGCATTAATAATGATTTTCATATTCTATTTGATGGTAATAGGTGGTCATTGATTGCCGGGAGATTGCCGGGCCGCACCGACAATGAAGTTAAGAACTATTGGAATTCCCATCTAAGGAGGAAGCTGATCAACATGGGAATTGATCCCAACAATCATCAATTGGGCCGCACCATCCCAAATCATCAAGTTCAacacaacactgatgatgctgTATCATCTGGGCCTAAAAGCAAAGCATGCCAGCCATGTGATCAGTTCAAGTCCAATGAGGAGAACAATGATCAAATTTCTAATGCGACCAGCTGCCTCGATGACTCAACATATGCATTACCTGACTTGAACCTTGATCTCACCATGACTATACCACAGAGGCAAGAACAGGAGGAGCCCAAAACACCCATGAGACTCGAACATACAAACTCCCCAACGCTTCTCCTCTTCATATGATGGGACGGTGCAATATCATTAATGGCTCCTTCCTAATGCATAAGGAGggttaattttaaaaatatagttACTCATGGCATACATGTAaagcaatccaaaccatgaatAATGGGCCCATGTTCCAAAAATATGCTGTCGAGGTAGATCAAAACCATCCGatcatgtatttttttaatcatcCTCATGTAGCCACAAatcggatggttaagatcgtcTTATCAGTGTAATTTCCTGGCTAGTTCCATCCACAACGCAGCCTAGGATTTGGATCAACGTAGAATGCATGGTACATGTAGGATGAATCACCGTACATGCATGGCACATCAATCCAACGCGATTGACAGAAGCGGATTACGTGACCATTAGTTTGAAACCATCCAAGACTGGTAGTTTCGAAGATGACGAGGGGAGAGGTCGAGTCGCGACCGATATTATACAATTTAAGTGGTGTAGATTTGCCAAGCATCCCATAACCGGTGTTGGGTTTTTTTAAAGCTGTTTGGCCTCTTTCTGATATTTTTATCTCCGTTGTTTTTCAATGAGCGGAAAGAGTGGGAAATGATAGGGTTGGTGAATGCCATTCTTGGAAATGCATGTAATGTGATAGTTGAAAATGTTATGTTGACCGGCCAATACCAAGTTAGAAAGGCTGATAGAACTGTCATTCTGTAAACCCATTTGATGCTACGTGGATTATCATTCTTGTATAACCATTTGATTCTACGTGGAGTATCTTCATGTGTACCCATTTCATGCTACGTGGATTATTGTTCGTGTTTATCCTTTTGATGCAATCTCTATCAGGGTTGTCAACGGCCCGGGTTCGGTGCAGGCTGAGGTTAGTCCAAGCCCGATTTGCATGGTAGGAATTAAGTGCAAGCCCGGCTCTAGCCCGTGACCAGCCAAAATGGATATGCTGAGAGCATGGCCCTAGCCCAAGCTCGAATATCAATTGCTCTTAATAAGTTATTAAATCTAAAATTGGCCTAGCTCAAGCCTAGCCCTAGCATAAGCCCAAGCTCGACATTAATTACTTTTAATAAATTATCTAAtctaaaaaaaatacatgaaaaaaataaataggtGGTACTTTTGTATATACCTCTGAAAACTATAATTGAGCTTGGTTGAGCTAGAATGAGGCTGGGCTAATGGGCCTTTATGCACAACCCAACCCTAGCTGAACTAATAAATGGGCTTCAAGTTTGAGCCTGGGCTGGGCCCTTGGCCTAGATATGCCAGCCCAAGTCTAGCCTAATTACATGGACTATCATTTGTATACTATTTGATGCtttgctttctttctctctcttttattttattttattaggtacccacacacacaccacatgggcacaaCCCATGACCTCAGTAGTGTTAAAACTCAAGAAGTCTACCGCTAGCCATAAGTAGGGACCCTCCTAGGCACCCATTTGATGCTTGTGGACAATCATTCCTATAATGCCATATTGTAGACTATCATTTATGTGGGTCCATTGGATGATACATGGAGCATAATTTGTCTACTCATTTGATGTAATGTGGACTATCATTAATGAGTACCTATTTGATGATATGTGGACTATAATTATTGTGTACCCATTTAATGCTATGTGGACTATCATTCCTATGTACCCATTTGATGTCAAGTGGACCATCATTCCTGTGTAGCCCGTTTTTCCACAACTATCATCCTTACGTCCCATTATATATGGATTATCATTCTTGTCAACCTATCTGATGCTTATCAGTCTGCGCTTCCCATTCACTCATTTGATGATGCATGGATTATCCACTC
Protein-coding regions in this window:
- the LOC131235660 gene encoding uncharacterized protein LOC131235660, which translates into the protein MKQLKEHNASLRQEMNLLKDDVNKKILNIGTLQMSKEGRGQPMGTTATTMVDATLAADVLRPQRNTLASKFPSSPYMASTSSSVKESRQGIPGIGTGMRMPNQKMGYYEGRHRIRDREFVSPFSEFGRDKACVILLPVNGRFSANLIDGFGSLSRGLSPILLVLLFFCDLVGDSIYDGFIVDDLSLCCWPLSLYLYLFLSLCVEIAFVSMRKPCCDKQDTNKGAWTKQEDQKLIDYIRSHGEGCWRSLPQAAGLLRCGKSCRLRWINYLRPNLKRGNFAEDEEDLIIKLHALLGNRWSLIAGRLPGRTDNEVKNYWNSHLRRKLINMGIDPNNHQLGRTIPNHQVQHNTDDAVSSGPKSKACQPCDQFKSNEENNDQISNATSCLDDSTYALPDLNLDLTMTIPQRQEQEEPKTPMRLEHTNSPTLLLFI